ACAGAGGTCCGCGATTCGTCGCTTGTTGCAGACGAAGGACGTTGGATTGATACGTTGATGCGCAGTTCTCAAACAAAGACGGTTACAAATAATTGGACGGCGGGATATCACGTTGACGGGAAACGCGGGCGCACGATAAAGCTTTTCCGCGACCAAGTAATTGAAATAAAAGGCGACATAGATTATTCGCTTTCCATAAGATTAATAAAATCATACCACAGGTTCTATCCGCAAAAAAACAATAATACTTTTGAAAATGAAGATTATGACGATGTTTCAATAAATATTTATCCGCAAATGGCATATAAATTCACAAAAAACGTAGATGCGCGTTTATTTTATGAATTAAGACGGAATATTACGGGAAAGCAAGAATTTCTTTCTCATCACAGTCAGTTTGCGATGGAAGTAACAATTTCATTCTAAAAAAAGGAAAAATATGCAGGAAATACATGGACATAAAGTCACAATTCGCCACTTCATAAAGGAGATGCTTCCGCTTGCGATTCCCGTCGCTATGCACGAATTTTTAATATCGGCGGTGAATATCGCCGATACGATAATGGTGGGACAAATTAACGAAACCGCCATTGCCGCGGTGAATTTGGCAAACCAAATATTTTTTATTTTTATTCTTATGATGGTAGGCGTTACTTCCGGGTGCGCAATTTTTGTTTCGCAGTATTGGGGCGATAAAGACGTTAAAGGCGTTCAAAGAACTCTTGGGTTCACGCTTATTTTGACAATAATCGCAAGTACGATTTTTTCAATGTTTTCCATCGCTTTTGCCGAACAGATAGTTTCGTTTTATACGAAAGACGCCGCTGTAATTTCTTTAGGAGTGGATTATCTTAAAATAAACGGATATTCGTTTCCGCTTGTCGCCTTATCTTTTACTTATTGTGTAGTTTTACGCTCAACTCACAAGCCTAAACTTCCGCTTTTTACAACGACTTTTGCGCTTATAACAAACGTATTCTTAAATTTTGTGTTCATTTTTGGGAAATTCGGATTTCCCCGTATGGGCGTTGAAGGCGCGGCGCTTGCGACCTTGATTTCCCGTACTTTGGAAGTGGCTTTGTTGTTTTCGGTGATGCGTATAAAAAACTCGTTTCTTCTTGCGGGAATAAAGGATTTATTTACACTTTCGCAAGGGTTTATCAAAAAATTCGTCGCAACGAATTATCCGGTTTTTCTCAACGAAATGGGCTGGGTTATCGGCACTTCGCTGTTCAACAAAATCTACGCCGGAATCAGTACGCAGGCAATCACGTCGGTATGTATCGCAGACAATATTTTCAACATATTTTTCGTTGTATTTTTCGGAACAAGTTCGGCGACCGCTATATTAATCGGCAACAAAATCGGTGAAAACAAACTTTCTATTGCGCACGATTACGCGAAAATCGTCCATAAAATTATTCCCGTTATTTCGGTCGTCTTTGCGGTACTCCTTGCAGCCGGCAATAAACTGTTCCCGATAATTTACGGAGTTGAAAGCGAAACGCTGGAAATAACTTCGCTTGTAATTTTAGTGTACGCGTTTATTTTGCCGTTCAAAACGTTTAATCTTCACACTGTTAACGGAATTTTGCGCAGCGGAGGCGACACGAAATTCGCACTTGCGTTAGACATCGGCGGAATTTGGTTTGTCGGGCTTCCGATGGCGCTTTTAGCAAGAGACGTTTTGCATTTGCCGTTAATCGGAGTGGTAATATTTTTATTGTCGGAAGAAATAATAAAAACGGTTATCGGCTTTTTCAGAGTCCGTCACGGAAAATGGATAAATCGAGTTATTGAGTAATAATTAAAAATGTATAAACTATGTAGATTCCTAGAAATACGGCGCCTTCCCGTCCGGTAAGAATACGTTTGGTTAATATCGGCGAAAAAAGAATAACGGCGAGTCCGACCATTGTCAAAATATCTCTTAATAAAATCCCGTCAGCCGCAACGGGTCCCATTACTCCTACTACCCCGAGTATTCCGAGAATGTTGAATATGTTAGAACCGACTATGTTGCCTATGGCTATGTCGTTTTGTTTTTTGAAGGCGGCTATGGCGGATGTGGCGAGTTCCGGTAAACTTGTTCCTACAGCCACTATCGTGAGACCGATTACCGCTTCGCTTACACCCCAACTCAACGCTAAATCCACCGCACCTTTCACAAGAAAGTTTGCACCGGCTACAAGCAATCCAAGTCCTAAGATAATGAATGCGATATTTTTTATGCAGGAGTCGTTTTTTTTCAAATTATTTTCAATTTTTTCGCCGTTTTTTGCGTTGACGACGCTATAAACTATATAGCCGATAAATAAAATTAAGAAAACGACGCCTTCCCGAATTTGTACGGTGTTGTCCTTTAAAAAAAACCACACAAGCAAAGAAGCGGCGATAACGACCGGAATATCGAATTTGAACAACTGTTTTGAAACGCTTATCGGACAAATTATAGCGGAAAGCCCCAAAATTAAAGCCACGTTACAAATATTTGAGCCGATTACGTTCCCTATCGAAATGTCTCCCTTTCCTACAAGTACGGACTGAACGCTGACCACAAGTTCCGGAGCGCTTGTTCCCATCGCTACAACGGTCAATCCGACAACAAGCGGCTTTATCCCAAGACGAAGCGCAAGTTTGGCGCTCGCATCTACAAGCCAATCCGCGCCGAAATACAAAAGAGCGATACCTGCGATTAATAAAATATACGGCATAAAGACAGACATAAATATATCCTTTTTCTATCCTTTTTCAAA
This Chitinispirillales bacterium DNA region includes the following protein-coding sequences:
- a CDS encoding MATE family efflux transporter, whose protein sequence is MQEIHGHKVTIRHFIKEMLPLAIPVAMHEFLISAVNIADTIMVGQINETAIAAVNLANQIFFIFILMMVGVTSGCAIFVSQYWGDKDVKGVQRTLGFTLILTIIASTIFSMFSIAFAEQIVSFYTKDAAVISLGVDYLKINGYSFPLVALSFTYCVVLRSTHKPKLPLFTTTFALITNVFLNFVFIFGKFGFPRMGVEGAALATLISRTLEVALLFSVMRIKNSFLLAGIKDLFTLSQGFIKKFVATNYPVFLNEMGWVIGTSLFNKIYAGISTQAITSVCIADNIFNIFFVVFFGTSSATAILIGNKIGENKLSIAHDYAKIVHKIIPVISVVFAVLLAAGNKLFPIIYGVESETLEITSLVILVYAFILPFKTFNLHTVNGILRSGGDTKFALALDIGGIWFVGLPMALLARDVLHLPLIGVVIFLLSEEIIKTVIGFFRVRHGKWINRVIE
- a CDS encoding calcium/sodium antiporter — its product is MSVFMPYILLIAGIALLYFGADWLVDASAKLALRLGIKPLVVGLTVVAMGTSAPELVVSVQSVLVGKGDISIGNVIGSNICNVALILGLSAIICPISVSKQLFKFDIPVVIAASLLVWFFLKDNTVQIREGVVFLILFIGYIVYSVVNAKNGEKIENNLKKNDSCIKNIAFIILGLGLLVAGANFLVKGAVDLALSWGVSEAVIGLTIVAVGTSLPELATSAIAAFKKQNDIAIGNIVGSNIFNILGILGVVGVMGPVAADGILLRDILTMVGLAVILFSPILTKRILTGREGAVFLGIYIVYTFLIITQ